CCCATAGAAGAATTCATTATTTGAGGAATCTGCAATAACACTATTCGCTAAAACGAAATTGGCTGCTGTACTGTTGGTATTTAGAGGCGGTGAGGTGGTAGCTGGTGGTGAGGTGACAGCAGTCTTTTTTCTACTTGGTGGAGAAGAAGGTTTTGTTGCTTGCTGATTTCCACCTTGTTTAGCAGCAAGCGTTAAATAAGTATTAATAGGAATCCCAAAAAAATCCGTCGCGCCTGTCCCAGGATTCGTGAGCGATAATCCATTAACTCCTACCAATCGCCCTTGTCCATCTAAAACTGGACCACCACTCATTCCTGGCTTAGTTGGATTAGTATGAACCCAGGCGTATCCATTCTTAGCATTTCTCACAATCCTAGAAATGCCACCTGGTAAAAAAGTATAACTGCGCTCTGGACTCACAGCATCAGGATCAGCCCAGCCAGTGACATATATTGTTGTACCTTCACTCACTTGTCCAGAATTACCTAATTCTGGCTTCCGGTAATTTTCTGTACTAGTGAATTGCAGCACTGCTAAATCGACACCAGGAAAGTATTTGACTACACTTTGGTTAAAAGAATAGCGCCGATTATCAGGAGTTTGGAGAGTATAGTTTCCCTTTAATCGCACCACATGCTCGTTTGTGAGGACAGTGTAAGTATTTCCTTGGCGGTTAATGATAACTCCAGATCCAGTATTAGCGCCATCGATGCGAACTGTAATCTGTTTAGCAATAGCGTTAACTTCTGCTGGCGTCAATCCTACAGCAACTTGAGACTGTACCATGACAACTGCTGCACCCAGTAACACTATTGGAAGTCCGTAAGAAAACTTCATTTATATGCCCTCTAATTAGCCTGACTTACCCCATAACAAACTTTATATTTATCTTTTCTTCCTACATTCCTATAACTTAAGTTGAGGATCATAGGCTCTAGTCCTCTGAACCTCCAACTTGTCAAGTATCTGTTGTGGATTAGTGCCTGGCTTAAGTATGAATAATACAGTACTATCTGTGCAAGGAGAAATATCTTCCTTGCTAGCAGCAGCGCAAATTACGGGTTGTCCTTTTATAGTCCCAGTTCTTAGATAGTTTAATGTTCCATTTTCATAGGTTCTCTGGAATCTGGCAGATACATCTTTACAGCGTGCTGTTTTTTCAGAATCATTTCCAGAGATCCAGCGAATCATTGGTATGTTTCCCTGTGAAGTTCTCACTAATGTAGCTAGCATACCTTCGTTCATACCACAAAAAAATTTAGCTCCTCCAGAAGAAACAGCAACTTGCGACTGTTGAAATACTTTTTCTGAGGTATAATTTAAATAAGTGTTAATGGGGATACCTAAATAATCTATAGAACCAGTAATAGGTTCTTGCTTACTTTGTCCGTTAATTCCTATTAATCGTCCCTGCTCGTCTAGCACTGGACCACCGCTCATACCTGGCTTAATAATATTAGTATAAACCATAGCATAGCCATCTTTGGAACTAGGCGAGATGACGGAAATGCTTCCTAGTGAAAATCGATAGCAGCGTTGTAAGCAGATACCATCAGGATTTGCCCAACCTGTAGCATAAACTGCTATGCCTTCACTTAATTGTTGAGAATTACCTAACTCAGACTTACGGTAGTTTTCCGTACTTGTAAATTGGAACTCCGCCAAATCTAACCCTCGAAAAGGTTTGACTAGACTCTGGTTTACAGTGTAACGCCGACCATCAGGAGTTTGAACGGTGTTTCCATTCTCTTTCAGCACATGCCAGTTAGTGAGGACAGTATAAGTATTTCCTTGGCGCTTAATAATAACTCCAGATCCAGGATTTGCGCCATCAATGCGAACTGTAATCTGCTTGGCAATACCATTGACTTCTCGTGGAGTTAATGCTATTACAACTTGAGACTGTACCATGACAAGTGCTGCACCTAGTAGCGCTACAGAAAAACCACAAGAAAGCTTAATCACCTGTCCTCTCATAAATCGAACTTTTGTTTTGCATCAAAATTCACTAGCGGTGTAACCTGAGCGGAGTCGAAGGATACACTCATCTTAAGTGAACGTGTCACCAACTTTGGAGCTAACTGCACAACAGTTTTTATGGGCACTGCCAAACTGGAACGAGTAATCTGCTCTTGTAAAGCTTTAGAAGGCTCAGAACCATCCATATATAATTCAGGAGTATTCCATACTGGATCTTTATGCAATCCATTAATACCCACAACTTCTCCTCGCTGATTTAGCAACGGTGCGCCACTCATACCCTTGCGTATTTCATTGCTGTACCCAATTTGGTAACCCCCCTCCAAAGCCTTATCCAGTATTAGCGAAACTTTTCCCTCTGTAAAAACATACTCACTGCCTACTCCCTTGTTTGCAACACACATCTCGCTTTTCACCTCACCCTCGCTTTTCGCTTCGCGAAAATCTTTCCCTCTCCTTACCAAGGAGAGGGATGCCCGATAGGGCAGGGTGAGGTTCCCACTCCCAACTTCCCTAGCTTCGCGAAAATCTTTCCCTCTCCTTACCAAGGAGAGGGATGCCCGATAGGGCAGGGTGAGGTTCCCACTCCCAACTTTCCAGAGGGATGCCCGATAGGGCAGGGTGAGGTATTTCTGATTTGCCCCATTTTGCTCCGCACGTGACGTAAATCCACCAACAAATACCTTATCCCCAACTTTCAAACTGGATGAATTTCCCAGCGTTGCAACTGTATAAACTGTATTAGTGCTACGAAACTGCAGTATAGCCAAATCTCTATCTTTAAATACAACAGACTTGGAAACCACAGCAGAGTAAAGACGCCCATCTGGAGTTTGAATTTGATACGGAGGATCAGCGGATCTCAACACATGAGCATTGGTAATTACGGTATAAACTTGTCCATTTCTTTTCATCAAAGTTCCTGTCCCTAGTAACTCTTTTGACAAAACTTTGACTGTAATTGCTTCAGCTTTTTGTTGCACTTGGGCTACCGAGAGTTGAGAAAGCTTGCAATTTTGGTTTTGACAAGACACAGAAATGGGTTTGTGTCTTGGGAGTGCGATCTGCCCTTGGCAGCAAGCTCCGCTTATCGCAATTCCACCAAGACAGGCAACCAAAAGTAGTGTACAATGAAGCCCCCGCGTTACCCATCTCCAAGTCATTTCTTCCTGACTCCAAAATTAACTGAGAATCAAAAGCGACGCTCAAGTGGTGCTGAACTAGGAATATTGGTTACAGCAGGCTTATTACCTCCCGCGCTGTCATCTGTATCTACAAGTTGCTTAACATCTACGTATAAATCACCATCAGAATAGGATACATATTGACTGCCGCTCAGTTCAATCGGCTTCGCATCAGCGCCTCGGCGGAAATCAAGAATTTGTCTCAGCACGCGTCCAGTATCAGTTCCCGGCTTAAGGGTGACTAGTACATCCTGATCGTTGGCACAAGAACCACCCTTACGACTCGCAATACACAACACAGGATAACCTTTAAAGTTATCTTTACTTGTGATGTATACTGAGCCATTATCATAGTATTGTTGGAATCTTGCAGAAACGATCGCACAACGTTTCTCCGGTGGAAAAGCTTTAAAATCCCTAACCACCCAACGAATAAACGTTTCATTTCCTCGTGAGGTACGAACCATTGTTACTGGTGTACCATTACGCTTTTCGCAGGAGAATTTATTACTATTAGCAAAACTAGGCTGATTGATAGCTGCAATTATAGGAAACGTACTCAGTGAAGCTATGGCTAAGGATTGAGTAACCGCTGTCAAGATTTGACAAAATGACTCCAGTTTCATAAGTATGGTGCAACTCCCTGGAAGGGTACATCTTATGTTGGCAAGAATACACCAAACTACAATCTCAAGTTGAATTATTTCGGAATATTTCAGATATACGAGCAAATTTGAGTTGCTGACAGGAAGAAATGGTTGATTTTAGTTGGTTTTAAATACTTTGGGTGCAATACACCCTATGCTACTTACACAGCTTGGCAGCTCTTTTGATTGTAGCCAGTGTAGCCATTAATTAGGAATTATTGGAAAATACAAGTATATAGGGATGATTCACCGCACTTCGCTGCCTTTGCAACGGAGTGGCTTCAAAATCTAGCATTGCTTGACTTATGCGCGTCTTAATAGTAGAGGATGAACCTGGCATTGCTCAATTTATTAGTCAGGGATTGAAAGAAGCAGGTTACGCAACAGATATAGCTACTGATGGTCAGGAGGGACTAAATTATGCTTTAGCCGCAGAGTATGACATCATTGTATTGGATATAATGTTGCCTCAAATGGACGGTCTACAGGTTTTGCGGAAACTGCGATCGCAAGGTCTTAAAACCCCTGTACTGCTACTAACCGCCCGTGATGCTGTAGAAGACCGGGTTCGAGGTCTAGATGCTGGTGCTGATGACTATTTGTTTAAGCCCTTTGCTTTGAGCGAACTATTGGCGCGTCTGCGTGCCTTACTACGTCGTCCTCCGATGCAACAGGACACAATACTGCGAGTCGGAGACTTGGAGATGGACGTTGCGATTAGGGAAGTACGCCGCGCTGGAAAAAGTATCAACCTTAGCCCCCGTGAATTTACACTGCTACAGTATCTTATGCGCCACCCTCGCCAAGTACTTAGCCGCAATCAAATAACCGAACATACCTGGAATTTTGACTTTTATGAAAATTCCAACGTTATTGATGTTTATATTGGCTACTTGCGACGCAAGATAGACCACGGTTTCGACAAACCCCTCCTGCACACAGTGCGTGGTGTAGGATATTGCCTCAGCGCAGATGCTGAATCATGATTAGTTTGAAGTGGCTGAATCACATCCCTGTACGTATAAAATTAACTGCCTGGTATCTCCTGTTGTTGGGGCTGACTCTGGGCGGGTTCACGGGCTACTTGTATTTCCGACTTGAGCGTAAAATAATTAACCAGGCGGATACCGCTCTGCAAATAGCAGGTTCTCAGTCCTTGGTTTATTTAAGCGATAAGAATAACGCCCTTGCCTTTGCGGACAAGCCAAGCCGACAAAATACCGTACAACGTTTGATAGAGGCTGGATTTGCAGTTCGCCTGATCACTCCCCAAGGCAAAATAGTGGACGGCTTTGGCAAATACCAAGAAGTGCCTCTCTGGATACCAAGTGCCAGTGGATACACAAGAGTGGCAAGAAATAAGGCAGACTGGCGACTAATTAGCCAGCCAGTAATCCGTCAAGGTCAGATTATCGGCTGGTTGCAAATAGCAAAGTCTCTTGAGGCATTAGAAGAAATATCCGATAAATTATCTGCAGAACTTTTATTTTTGTTGCCATTTATACTGATATTTGCTGGTTGTGGTGGTTTATTTCTCTCATCAAGAGCATTGCAACCCATCAGTCAAATCACTCAGACTGCTCAAGCTATTAGCGCCATTGACCTCGCCCAACGTCTAAACTACAAAGGGGCAAAAGATGAAGTGGGACAGTTGGCGACCACCTTTGACCAGATGTTAGAACGTTTACAAGCAGGTTTTGAACGGGAACAACGGTTTACAGCTGATGCAGCCCATGAATTACGTACTCCCCTGACGGTTATCAAAGGACGCATAGACGTAACCCGCAGTCGGGAACGCACTCCAGATGAATACCACCAAACCTTGCAGGATTTAGAACAAGAGGTAGACCGGCTCATTCGCCTCAGCAATGGTTTACTGTTACTAGCAAGGATTGACCGAGGACAGTTGCCTTTTGAGCCATTACCTGTGGACTTAAACAACTTGTTGGAAGTGATTGTGGAACAAGTGCAATATGCCGCAGAATTGCAACAGATTAAGCTGCTAAATAACTTGACCCCCGATTTGTGGGTGCAAGGCGATCCCGACCAGTTGACCAGTTTGTTTTTGAACCTGGTAGACAACGCCGTTAAATACACACCACAAGGAGGTGTTGTTTGGGTGCGGTCAAATTTGCACTCAAATGTCGTGCAGGTGATGATCATTAACACAGGAGTAGGTATTTCAAAAGAGCATTTACCTCACCTATTTGAGCGGTTTTATCGCGCAGACTCAGCCCGTTCCCAAGGAAAAAGTGGAGCTGGCTTGGGGTTGGCGATCGCTCACGAAATTGCTCGCTTGCATGGCGGTACTATTACTGCTGACAGCATTCCTAACAAAGAAACTACTTTTACCGTCACTCTACCGATTGCCCAACATAGTGGTCTGTCTCATTAATTTTGATGGGTTACAGCAGTTTTCAGGTAATTAGCCACACCCTTGCGTTCTTCTTTGCGCCTTTGCGGCTTTGCGTGAGACAGATCAAATAAACGAACCGCCAAGACGCCAAGTGCGCCAAGAGAAAAGGAAAAAAGGGTAATTCATTAAATTATGTAATCCATCAAAATTAATGATATGGGCTAATGGTTGTTGACTCTCATTATTTTCTTAATTTCGTTTTGTAATTTTAAATTATAGCGAGTTGAAATGGGGTTAGACCATGACAGTAAGTGAAATGGAACTGAATGCAACTTCATTACAGCAAATATCCCAATCGCAGCAGATACCTGAAGACACGATATGTGAAACTGAAGCTAGTCAATATATGATTGATTGTTATCCGTATGCTATGCGAGGATTTTTGTGGGGTCTTTTTTTCTCTATTGTCTTTTTGGTAAGTGCGATTAACGTATTGAAGCTAGTGTTTTAATAGTTATAAATTGTAGGTTAGCGTAGACAGTCGCAACGTTCAAGCAAACCTACAATTATTATATATATTTCTCTTTACTTACATATAGCAATCCGCGCATCAATCATGAAAAATGGGAAACCCGGTTTCGCAGAAGTTACCGGGTTTCTCAGATCTGATTTATAAAGTAAAGATTAAGTCTGTGTAGGTTGGGTAGAGCTTTAGCGTTACCCAACATTTATCTTCTTAGTTGGGTCTCGTTACCTCGACCCAACCTACAAAATACTACAAAATACATCAATCAGGCTCTTAAAATTTACTTTATAAATGACCTCTGAGACTTTTGATTCTCACCATTCATATTGGATTGCTATATAAAAACTTATTTTCTAGACTCTCATCTTTTTCTTAATCTAATTTGGTAATATCTATTTTTTGAAGCTTTTCTCATACCAAAACTTTCTTGTTACTCTCATCGTATTCTTAAAAAGCCTCTCTAATATAAAGGTATGAGCTAATAACATCAAACCTTCAATTCTGAAGTTGAATTATGGGAATTAAGCAAACAATTATAGCTGCTTGTGGAGTAGTAGCTTTGATTCTTGTAGGAGGTTGGTTTTTTAGAACTAGACCTGTTCAAGCTTCTCCTGACAACACAGCACCTGCGGTCACAATGGTTGAAGCCATAGAAACGGTTCTTGCTGCTAACCCAGGTACAGCAGCAATTGATGTCAATTTAGAGCATGAAAATAATAATTTGGTGTGGGAAGTTGAACTAAACAATGATTTAGAAGTGTACATTGATGCCAACACTAAAGAAATTGTGAAAACTGAGCAAGGCTGGAATTTGACAGATGTTCCTCTCTTAGCAAACTGGATTCCTAATTAATTTATATCCCTGTAATCGGAATTTACTCATGACTAGATCTGTATCTACCCATAAAGTTAAGTTGAAACCAGTTCGCCCAATGCAAGACAAGCTGCCTCAAAACTCGCATTCCCTCGATATAGAAGAAACAATCGACTTGTTAGAAACTGACCAAGCACAGGGCTTGAATAGTATTCAAGTCAAAGAGCGAATAGCGCGTTTTGGTTTCAATGAATTGACCGGAAAGAAAGGAAAACCCTGGTGGTTAAAATTTCTTTTGCAATATAATCAGCCGCTACTGTACATCTTGCTAATTGCGGGTGCTACTAAGGCAATTATAGGTGAGTTTGTCAACGCTTTTGTGATTTGGGGTGTAACTACAACTAACGCCATTATTGGATATGTTCAGGAATCGAAAGCGGAAGGGGCGATCGCAGCCCTAGCTAAATCCATCACGACAGAAGCAACTGTTATCCGCGAGAACCAAAAGTTACGCATTCCCTCACGAGAGTTAGTTCCTGGCGATGTGGTGCTGTTAACTTCTGGTGACAAAGTACCTGCTGACTTACGACTGATTAAGGTGCGGAATCTGCAAGTAGATGAATCCGCCCTGACTGGTGAGTCTGTAGCTGTTGAAAAAGAGGCGGGTGTAGAGACGCCGCCCCTACCGCCAGATATCCCGTTAGCAGAACGCAAAAATATGGCTTATACAGGCGGTTTTGTTACTTTTGGGCAGGCGACAGGTATAGTAGTAGCCACGGGTAATACTACCGAAACAGGGCGAATTTCTCAGCTATTAGAAAATAAAATCGACCTTTCTACCCCCTTAACCCGAAAATTCGACAAATTCAGCAAAAATTGGCTGTACATGGTTTTGGGGGTTGCAACCCTGACTTTGATGGCGGGACTGCAAACCAAACCTTGGAGAGATGCTATAGAAGCTACTGTGGCATTAATTGTCGGCTCGATTCCGGAAGGATTACCAGCGGTAGTGACTGTGACACTAGCTATCGGTGTATCCCGCATGGCTCGTCGCCACGCAATTATCCGCAAGCTGCCAGCAGTAGAAACTCTCGGTAGTGCGACTGTCATTTGTTCCGATAAAACTGGCACTTTGACCGAAAATCAAATGACAGTGCAAGCTATCTATGCGGGAGGACATCAGTATGCAGTCACTGGTGTAGGTTATTCTCCGGAAGGAGAAATTGTACAAGATGGCAAACGAATCGACTTGAGTGGCGATCTCGGTTTGCACGAATGTCTCAGCGCTGGACTGTTATGCAATGACTCTCACTTGGAAACCAAAAACGGTAAATGGGTTGTTGTTGGTGATCCGACTGAGGGGGCATTAATCACCTCCGCTAATAAATTGGGGTTAATCAAGCCGCTTCTAGAACAGCAAATGCCGAGACTGGATGGGATTCCTTTTGAGTCTGAGTTTCAGTACATGGCGACTCTGCACGCAACTCCAACAGGTAAGACGATTTATGTTAAGGGTTCAGTAGAGGCGATCGCCAAACGCTGCACCTTCATGTTAAATAGCAACGGACAACTCAAACCAATCGACTGCCAAGAGACATTAAATACCTCCTCTATCGAACGGGAAGTCAATATTATGGCACGTCAAGGCTTACGGGTGTTGGCGTTGGCAAAGAAGCTTGTACCAAACGAACAAACTACCGTAGACCACGTAGATATTGACACTGGGTTGATTTTCTTGGGCTTGCAGGGGATGATTGACCCACCACGCGAAAGTGCGATGAAAGCGGTGAAAGCCTGTCAAGAAGCGGGTATTCAGGTAAAGATGATTACTGGCGACCATGCTGTCACAGCGCAGGCGATCGCAACTCGTATGGGCATCAATAAAAATGGTTCGGTGCTGGCATTTTCCGGCGCTGAACTTGCTCAAATGGACTACCAAGAACTTGCCCAAGTTGCAGAAGATGGGGTTGTATTCGCCCGCGTCGCACCAGAACAAAAGCTGCGTCTAGTAGAAGCGTTACAATCAAAAGGCGAAATTGTCGCCATGACGGGGGATGGAGTGAACGATGCACCTGCCTTGAAACAAGCCGATATTGGCATTGCGATGGGTATGGCGGGAACTGAGGTAGCAAAGGAAGCGGCTGATATGCTACTCACCGATGACAACTTTGCTTCAATTAAAGCTGCGGTTGAGGAAGGGCGTGCTGTTTACAAAAATCTTGTCAAAGCTATGTGCTTTATTCTCCCAGTCAATGGTGGAGAGTCGATGACAATTTTATTCAGCACGCTGGTAGGCAGAGAATTACCGATATTATCATTGCAAATTCTTTGGCTGAATGTCATTAATTCCATTACCATGACAGTCCCCTTAGCCTTTGAGCCGAAACCTCAAAATGTCATGCAGCAATCGCCCCGTCGTCCCAATGAAGCATTACTGTCAGGTAGTAGAATCAAACGCATCTTGGCGATTTCTCTGTTTAACTGGATTGTGATATTTGGAGTTTTTGAATACATTCGACAAACTACAGGGGATATAAATCTAGCCCGTACTATGGCAATCAATGCTTTAATTGCAGGCAGAATCTTTTATCTGTTGAGCCTGAGTCAATTAGTGCCGAATCTGATTGCCAAAATGGACGGTACAATTAAAGAAAACGTTGATATTCCAGCCATTGGCTTTGGTATTATTGGCGCAATAATTTTGCAGCTTTGCTTTTCTTATGTACCTTTAATTAATGAGTTTTTCTTCACAGTACCCCTCAGGTTTGACCAATGGTTGTTCTGTTTTGCCGTGGGTTTACCAATGATTCCTTGGGCTGCCTTTGTTAATCGCTTTGATCCTCCGAATTAAAAAGAAAATATAGAAAGAATCAGCGAGAGCAGGAGATGGGTGAGTCTGAGACGAACAGACTTAGACTATATTGTCATCATCCTGCTCATTTTCGGTAGCCTCTACGTGTTTATTAGTGGAATCATTATGGACAGGATGGGGCTGCATCGCTTTGTCTTTCTAGCTGGCTTTAGCGATTATTTAGGATTGCTATAGCAGTCCTATTTCATTTGTGAAAAAACAAAGTACATTTGTATATTCTTCTTCCCTGTTCCCTGTTCCCTGTTCCCTACCTCAACGAATAATTTCACAACTCATTTAGGATTGCTATATATAATTTATCTAAAAACAAACTGCTGTCATTTATCCTCTGAGCATTTTTTTAATTTCTCTTGTTAATCTTGATAAATTTGCGCTTTGACTAAACCAAAATTTTATGTTTCTCTCATCGTTTTCTTAGAAAACCTATTTAACATGAAAACATAAGCAAATAACAATAAACTCAATGGATGGGAGATTGAACTATGGAAATTCAGCAAAAAATTGTTAGCGCTGTTGGAGTAGTACCTCTGATTCTCGGAGGAAGTTTATGGCTCAAAACCAGACCTGTTCAAGCTTCTTACCATGACACAGCCCCTACTGTCACAATTAACTAAATAACAAACTGTAGAAAATAGCTCCGTTGGCGAGAATTTGCGCTCTTTTTTGCGTCGTCAGGGAAGAAATATCGACCTATCTGTGCTAAAGGTGCAATTCCTGTTCAAATGCAGTAGCTCAAATCATAAATACGTCAATAGTTTGATAACTCACGAGAATGCACTTATGTTTTACACTGTCAAAGATGGAGATACACTACCAAAAATAGCCGAAAAATTTTATGGCGTTCGTAGTCGGTGGCAACAAATTTATCATGCTAATCCAGAAGTCATTCTACTCATTCCTGGGGTAACACTTTTTATTCCTCTTCCTCAAAATATTTATGATAAAGAGTTAGAAAACAATGAAAACAATAAAACCTTATGCAAAGCTATAGGATCTGAAAATATGACTAAATCCAAACACTCTATCAAAAATAATTTTGTGAGGGTAGGAGCAATTTGTGGAAGCTTACTAATTGGTTTATCATCAATTGCAATCCCATTTTTTTTAGCACAAAGCGCCCAAGCTCAACAAACGCCCAAGACTTCTAATGATTCTGTAATCCCACCTATGCCAGAAGAGCTACAAACTCCAAGCGCTAAGATTGTACCTGTAAATGGAAAAGTTAACGTGAAGCTGACTAACCAAACTAACGCTGTGCTAGCTTACGAAGTCATTGGACATACCAAACAACGCACCCTTTCCGGAAAATCAACTGTCACCTTAAAAGACTTACCAGTCGCTGTAGCTATTAGCTTCCGACGACAGGATAAAGGACTGCTTAGTGTTCATCTTCAAAAAGAAACAGCACCCGGATTATTAGAGGTCAAGTTGGATGAAGGGAAGAATTTTGGTGAGGATAAAATTGCGATGAAAATTGAAAAAACAGGCGAGGTCTTCTTGAAGTAATAACCCACAACTTGGGTTATTAAATTATGGGTGCTTTTCACTTGTTGATTCATGCGATGCTCCGGAGGAGCCACCAAAGGTGATCGCACACGACAAGTTGACGGTGCGCTACGCGCACCGTCACTTCTGTAGAGAGTGCAAATCTAAGTGTTAAATTATTTTAAAATAGTAAAGATTACCTTCAAATAAACGCGTGTTGAAGAGTATATGCAAAAAGAAATGCTTCCAGTTTAAGTAAAAACCCTTTATATCTGACCGCATGGATTGACTTTGGGAAAACACGAGTGATGCCACTAAATACAGTTTCAATATAATGTCGAGTACATTCGTAAGCGCAGCGTCTCCCTTCGGCTCCGCCGAAGGCAGGCTCAGGAGACTCAAATCTATGCCCGTAGGGCACGCTGCGCGAACGGTGATGAGCGAATTTTGAATTGGTATAAGGTGGGCACTGGCGACTTTTCTATGTCATTGGTGTGCCATAAGTGGTTAGTCAGTGCCCACCCTACGTTAGATTCGCTATGACATCAACTTACAAAACCGTTCCAATCTCCTTCAAATAAACCCGTGTAAAAGGTTCATCTACACCAAGAGTATATTCTTCTATCAAACCCTTGCGCCTAATAGAAATATTATCTCCATTTTTGATTACAACAGTTGAATCATCAAAAACATCCCGCGTTAGCGTCATTTCGATTTCTGTAGGATTGTTTAAAACTACCATGTTACTTCCGTAGTAAAACATTCCTTCATTTTCCAAAACGTCTTCTTTGTATTCAGCAATCAGCATATCAAGCTTAGGATTACGCAACAAAGAAAGGATATTGGTGTTGTAATCTGGACTCAAAATTTTTGCTGAACGATTTATGAAAACACCATCACGACAAACAGCGCCTATTGTCCAATCTGGATGTTGTAAAAGAATATGGTCAATTGT
This portion of the Brasilonema sennae CENA114 genome encodes:
- a CDS encoding COP23 domain-containing protein, whose translation is MKLESFCQILTAVTQSLAIASLSTFPIIAAINQPSFANSNKFSCEKRNGTPVTMVRTSRGNETFIRWVVRDFKAFPPEKRCAIVSARFQQYYDNGSVYITSKDNFKGYPVLCIASRKGGSCANDQDVLVTLKPGTDTGRVLRQILDFRRGADAKPIELSGSQYVSYSDGDLYVDVKQLVDTDDSAGGNKPAVTNIPSSAPLERRF
- a CDS encoding S1 family peptidase; its protein translation is MTWRWVTRGLHCTLLLVACLGGIAISGACCQGQIALPRHKPISVSCQNQNCKLSQLSVAQVQQKAEAITVKVLSKELLGTGTLMKRNGQVYTVITNAHVLRSADPPYQIQTPDGRLYSAVVSKSVVFKDRDLAILQFRSTNTVYTVATLGNSSSLKVGDKVFVGGFTSRAEQNGANQKYLTLPYRASLWKVGSGNLTLPYRASLSLVRRGKDFREAREVGSGNLTLPYRASLSLVRRGKDFREAKSEGEVKSEMCVANKGVGSEYVFTEGKVSLILDKALEGGYQIGYSNEIRKGMSGAPLLNQRGEVVGINGLHKDPVWNTPELYMDGSEPSKALQEQITRSSLAVPIKTVVQLAPKLVTRSLKMSVSFDSAQVTPLVNFDAKQKFDL
- a CDS encoding sensor histidine kinase — encoded protein: MISLKWLNHIPVRIKLTAWYLLLLGLTLGGFTGYLYFRLERKIINQADTALQIAGSQSLVYLSDKNNALAFADKPSRQNTVQRLIEAGFAVRLITPQGKIVDGFGKYQEVPLWIPSASGYTRVARNKADWRLISQPVIRQGQIIGWLQIAKSLEALEEISDKLSAELLFLLPFILIFAGCGGLFLSSRALQPISQITQTAQAISAIDLAQRLNYKGAKDEVGQLATTFDQMLERLQAGFEREQRFTADAAHELRTPLTVIKGRIDVTRSRERTPDEYHQTLQDLEQEVDRLIRLSNGLLLLARIDRGQLPFEPLPVDLNNLLEVIVEQVQYAAELQQIKLLNNLTPDLWVQGDPDQLTSLFLNLVDNAVKYTPQGGVVWVRSNLHSNVVQVMIINTGVGISKEHLPHLFERFYRADSARSQGKSGAGLGLAIAHEIARLHGGTITADSIPNKETTFTVTLPIAQHSGLSH
- a CDS encoding HAD-IC family P-type ATPase, producing MQDKLPQNSHSLDIEETIDLLETDQAQGLNSIQVKERIARFGFNELTGKKGKPWWLKFLLQYNQPLLYILLIAGATKAIIGEFVNAFVIWGVTTTNAIIGYVQESKAEGAIAALAKSITTEATVIRENQKLRIPSRELVPGDVVLLTSGDKVPADLRLIKVRNLQVDESALTGESVAVEKEAGVETPPLPPDIPLAERKNMAYTGGFVTFGQATGIVVATGNTTETGRISQLLENKIDLSTPLTRKFDKFSKNWLYMVLGVATLTLMAGLQTKPWRDAIEATVALIVGSIPEGLPAVVTVTLAIGVSRMARRHAIIRKLPAVETLGSATVICSDKTGTLTENQMTVQAIYAGGHQYAVTGVGYSPEGEIVQDGKRIDLSGDLGLHECLSAGLLCNDSHLETKNGKWVVVGDPTEGALITSANKLGLIKPLLEQQMPRLDGIPFESEFQYMATLHATPTGKTIYVKGSVEAIAKRCTFMLNSNGQLKPIDCQETLNTSSIEREVNIMARQGLRVLALAKKLVPNEQTTVDHVDIDTGLIFLGLQGMIDPPRESAMKAVKACQEAGIQVKMITGDHAVTAQAIATRMGINKNGSVLAFSGAELAQMDYQELAQVAEDGVVFARVAPEQKLRLVEALQSKGEIVAMTGDGVNDAPALKQADIGIAMGMAGTEVAKEAADMLLTDDNFASIKAAVEEGRAVYKNLVKAMCFILPVNGGESMTILFSTLVGRELPILSLQILWLNVINSITMTVPLAFEPKPQNVMQQSPRRPNEALLSGSRIKRILAISLFNWIVIFGVFEYIRQTTGDINLARTMAINALIAGRIFYLLSLSQLVPNLIAKMDGTIKENVDIPAIGFGIIGAIILQLCFSYVPLINEFFFTVPLRFDQWLFCFAVGLPMIPWAAFVNRFDPPN
- a CDS encoding COP23 domain-containing protein — translated: MRGQVIKLSCGFSVALLGAALVMVQSQVVIALTPREVNGIAKQITVRIDGANPGSGVIIKRQGNTYTVLTNWHVLKENGNTVQTPDGRRYTVNQSLVKPFRGLDLAEFQFTSTENYRKSELGNSQQLSEGIAVYATGWANPDGICLQRCYRFSLGSISVISPSSKDGYAMVYTNIIKPGMSGGPVLDEQGRLIGINGQSKQEPITGSIDYLGIPINTYLNYTSEKVFQQSQVAVSSGGAKFFCGMNEGMLATLVRTSQGNIPMIRWISGNDSEKTARCKDVSARFQRTYENGTLNYLRTGTIKGQPVICAAASKEDISPCTDSTVLFILKPGTNPQQILDKLEVQRTRAYDPQLKL
- a CDS encoding PepSY domain-containing protein translates to MGIKQTIIAACGVVALILVGGWFFRTRPVQASPDNTAPAVTMVEAIETVLAANPGTAAIDVNLEHENNNLVWEVELNNDLEVYIDANTKEIVKTEQGWNLTDVPLLANWIPN
- a CDS encoding response regulator transcription factor is translated as MRVLIVEDEPGIAQFISQGLKEAGYATDIATDGQEGLNYALAAEYDIIVLDIMLPQMDGLQVLRKLRSQGLKTPVLLLTARDAVEDRVRGLDAGADDYLFKPFALSELLARLRALLRRPPMQQDTILRVGDLEMDVAIREVRRAGKSINLSPREFTLLQYLMRHPRQVLSRNQITEHTWNFDFYENSNVIDVYIGYLRRKIDHGFDKPLLHTVRGVGYCLSADAES